One window of Aerococcus tenax genomic DNA carries:
- a CDS encoding peptide ABC transporter substrate-binding protein has product MRSLLKTLLTSLLCLFLVACQVDQAKSSDQNQASTRSANQIHFPAKYPLTTLDNQKANDITSLTYASQVFDGLYWQDENNELQPNLAQDFPEISPDGLTYRISLRHDAKWENGQPVTAHDFVYSFRRLVNPKIAAPYANLAGEIQGAKAILAGQAPLDQLGVKALDDYQLEVQLDYPNPNFTKLLAFTPFYPVNETYVKAQGDQYGQDSDHVLGNGPFVIENWQAGQDQWDLRKSDQYNRHSVAIDGIKVQVIKEESTGVNLFESGQLDQMPLHGQIAKNYQAKGEGDLQVKAWTDYLEFNHQNPDLSQLDLRQAIAYAIDSRSVEDLIGGGAQALNTFVPSHLVIDPVTGEDITDSPAMDAWYDLDQAQEAFDRYKAANQKESLRLTLLANDDENSRKLSEYLKETLEQALDGLTIELQNVPKKNRIDRMNRQDFDFALTAWGADYDDPLAYYQNLKSDNSFNRGRYQNPELDRLITDLAFPYNQDRDRPYQVAQKIEELIKNQAVVVPLYQQNEWHLRSDRVQGIIYRPIGPEVDFRLASIQSN; this is encoded by the coding sequence ATGCGAAGCTTACTGAAAACGCTATTGACTAGCTTGCTATGTCTTTTCTTGGTCGCTTGTCAAGTTGACCAAGCGAAAAGTAGCGATCAGAATCAAGCAAGTACCCGCTCAGCCAATCAGATCCATTTCCCAGCCAAGTATCCCTTAACAACCCTGGATAATCAAAAGGCCAATGACATTACCAGCCTGACCTACGCTAGCCAGGTCTTTGACGGGCTTTATTGGCAGGATGAAAATAATGAATTACAGCCTAACCTGGCCCAGGATTTTCCTGAAATTTCCCCAGATGGCCTGACCTACCGGATTAGCCTGCGCCATGATGCTAAGTGGGAAAATGGGCAACCAGTCACGGCCCATGACTTTGTCTATAGCTTTAGACGTTTAGTCAATCCCAAGATAGCAGCTCCCTATGCCAATTTAGCAGGGGAAATCCAAGGGGCAAAGGCCATTCTGGCCGGGCAAGCCCCCCTGGACCAACTCGGAGTCAAGGCCTTGGATGACTATCAATTAGAAGTCCAACTCGACTATCCTAATCCCAATTTCACCAAGCTTTTAGCTTTTACGCCTTTCTATCCCGTCAATGAAACCTATGTGAAGGCCCAGGGAGACCAGTACGGTCAGGATAGTGACCATGTCTTAGGGAATGGCCCCTTTGTTATTGAGAACTGGCAGGCCGGCCAAGACCAGTGGGACTTGCGTAAGAGTGACCAGTATAACCGTCATTCTGTCGCTATTGACGGAATCAAAGTTCAGGTAATTAAGGAAGAGAGCACCGGAGTGAATTTATTTGAATCAGGTCAATTAGATCAAATGCCCCTTCATGGTCAGATTGCCAAGAATTATCAAGCTAAGGGGGAAGGCGATTTACAAGTCAAGGCCTGGACTGACTATCTGGAGTTTAACCACCAGAACCCTGATTTATCGCAACTTGACTTGCGCCAAGCCATTGCCTATGCCATCGATAGCCGCTCGGTTGAAGACCTCATCGGTGGGGGAGCTCAGGCCCTAAATACCTTTGTTCCTAGTCATTTAGTGATTGACCCGGTGACGGGAGAAGATATCACCGACAGTCCGGCTATGGATGCTTGGTACGACTTAGACCAAGCCCAGGAGGCTTTTGACCGCTATAAGGCGGCTAATCAGAAGGAAAGCTTAAGGCTCACCCTGTTAGCTAATGATGATGAAAATAGCCGCAAATTGTCTGAATACCTCAAAGAAACTCTGGAGCAAGCCCTTGACGGCTTGACCATTGAATTGCAAAATGTTCCCAAGAAAAATCGGATTGACCGTATGAACCGGCAAGACTTTGATTTTGCCTTGACTGCCTGGGGGGCAGATTACGATGATCCCCTGGCTTATTATCAAAATTTGAAAAGTGACAATTCCTTCAATCGCGGGCGATATCAAAATCCTGAGTTGGATCGGTTGATCACTGACCTTGCTTTCCCTTATAATCAAGATCGAGACCGGCCTTACCAAGTGGCCCAAAAAATTGAAGAATTAATCAAAAATCAAGCCGTTGTGGTGCCGCTCTACCAACAAAATGAATGGCATCTCAGGAGCGACCGGGTTCAAGGAATTATCTACCGCCCCATTGGCCCCGAAGTTGATTTTCGATTAGCTTCCATTCAAAGTAATTAA
- a CDS encoding flavodoxin domain-containing protein, which produces MKICIVYSSLRGNTEAAAFILASFLEDLGLSAQLVGADAYDYETLLEADGLAIGSYTYGNHAEIPEELLDLYEDLPDLIQANPKLKQSLAVFGSGDRDYPIYAKAVDDFVEVIEKSGGHLLAPGVKIDGYPDYDEEIAGLAAIAQAFLQIAKENK; this is translated from the coding sequence ATGAAGATATGCATTGTTTATAGTAGCTTGCGAGGCAATACCGAAGCTGCTGCCTTTATTCTGGCCTCCTTCTTGGAAGACCTGGGCTTAAGCGCTCAATTAGTTGGGGCCGATGCCTATGACTATGAGACCTTGTTAGAAGCTGATGGTTTAGCTATTGGTTCCTATACCTACGGCAACCATGCTGAAATTCCCGAAGAATTATTAGATCTCTACGAAGACCTACCCGATTTGATTCAAGCCAATCCCAAATTAAAGCAGTCCCTGGCAGTATTTGGTTCTGGGGACCGGGACTATCCCATTTATGCTAAAGCCGTGGATGATTTTGTAGAAGTCATTGAAAAAAGTGGCGGGCACTTACTAGCACCTGGAGTAAAAATTGATGGCTATCCTGACTATGATGAAGAAATTGCCGGCCTAGCCGCTATTGCCCAGGCCTTTTTACAAATAGCAAAGGAGAATAAATGA
- a CDS encoding cobyrinate a,c-diamide synthase has translation MRALMIAGATSNVGKTTLTLGLIQALIKRGLKVQPYKVGPDYIDTRFHQEISHRPSINLDQFLVPDDQVLKALYTRHLEGSDIAVVEGVMGLFDGFGSDALKASSAGIAKALDIPILLVIDGRAMSTSAAAMVKGYLSLIPDLNIIGILVNRVASESHYQLIKNAIERYNDVPVLGYLPRNEIFSLPSRHLGLALEEANNHLVDQVSQVAEAMEESIAIDDILNRCQLDPAKLKEAQAAIDSSLAPYEKTDQESPFKVAYAYDEAFSFYYPDNLNLLEKRGGQLQAFSPLHDQDLPEADLYYIGGGFPELYAETLSKNQAMRTALLEAHKSGKAILAECGGLMYLGSSFSKEDKDYPMVGIFEGQSQMTDRLRRFGYCTMTLTSDSFYGQAGDEVRGHEFHYSTFTSPERTIGNLYKDRDGKRVKEWQGGFQKNKTYAAYQHVHFYQDPKVIDQMISWIKED, from the coding sequence ATGAGAGCCTTAATGATTGCCGGAGCGACTAGTAATGTGGGCAAGACGACCTTGACTTTAGGTCTGATCCAAGCCCTGATCAAGCGCGGACTGAAAGTCCAACCCTACAAGGTGGGGCCTGACTACATTGACACGCGTTTTCACCAGGAGATTAGCCACCGTCCTTCGATCAATTTGGACCAATTCTTAGTTCCTGATGACCAGGTCTTAAAAGCCCTCTATACCCGTCACCTTGAGGGTAGTGATATTGCCGTGGTGGAAGGAGTTATGGGCCTCTTTGATGGCTTTGGCTCTGACGCTCTCAAGGCCTCTAGCGCAGGCATTGCTAAGGCCCTGGATATTCCCATCCTCTTAGTGATTGATGGGCGGGCCATGTCGACTTCAGCAGCCGCCATGGTCAAGGGTTATCTCAGCCTGATTCCTGACCTCAATATTATCGGTATCTTGGTTAATCGGGTGGCTTCAGAAAGTCATTACCAATTAATTAAAAATGCCATTGAACGTTATAATGATGTGCCCGTTCTTGGCTACCTGCCCCGTAATGAAATATTTTCCTTGCCTTCCCGCCACTTAGGCCTGGCCCTGGAAGAAGCGAATAATCATTTAGTTGACCAAGTCAGTCAAGTGGCAGAGGCAATGGAAGAAAGTATCGCCATTGATGATATTTTAAACCGCTGTCAATTGGATCCGGCTAAACTTAAAGAGGCCCAAGCAGCCATTGACTCCAGTCTGGCTCCTTATGAAAAGACCGATCAGGAGTCTCCTTTTAAGGTGGCTTATGCCTATGATGAAGCCTTTTCCTTTTACTATCCCGATAATTTAAATTTATTGGAAAAACGAGGGGGCCAGCTCCAAGCCTTTAGTCCCCTCCATGACCAAGATTTACCGGAGGCTGACCTCTACTATATTGGCGGGGGCTTTCCCGAATTATACGCCGAAACTTTATCTAAGAACCAAGCCATGCGTACTGCACTCTTAGAGGCCCACAAGTCCGGTAAGGCTATATTGGCCGAATGCGGGGGTCTTATGTACTTAGGAAGTAGTTTTTCTAAGGAGGATAAAGACTATCCCATGGTGGGGATCTTTGAGGGGCAGAGTCAAATGACAGACCGCCTACGCCGCTTCGGCTACTGTACCATGACTCTTACTAGCGATTCCTTTTACGGCCAAGCCGGTGATGAGGTCAGGGGACATGAATTTCATTATTCAACCTTTACCAGTCCAGAAAGGACGATTGGAAACTTATACAAGGACCGCGATGGTAAACGGGTTAAGGAGTGGCAGGGGGGCTTTCAAAAGAATAAGACCTATGCCGCCTACCAACATGTACACTTTTACCAAGACCCTAAAGTCATTGACCAAATGATTTCATGGATTAAGGAGGACTAG
- a CDS encoding cobalt-precorrin-8 methylmutase — MAYIKKPERITDRSFEIIDAEIKRDFPDFQFQNDLEERIIKRAIHTSADFDYLHNLVFDRQGAQVVQEVIRSGGHLITDTTMAQSGINKRILKELGTETHCFIRDPRAYQIAEDKGITRSMAAIELAAQLEGPKVFVVGNAPTAIYKILEMIDAGRLQAEAVVGVPVGFVGAAESKQALHDYPIPSIAALGRKGGSNVAAAIINAIQYDIKDTIYQN, encoded by the coding sequence ATGGCTTATATAAAAAAACCGGAACGCATCACTGACCGCTCATTTGAAATTATTGACGCGGAAATCAAACGGGACTTTCCTGACTTCCAATTTCAAAATGACCTAGAGGAGCGTATTATTAAGCGGGCGATTCATACTTCAGCGGATTTTGATTATTTACACAACCTGGTCTTTGACCGTCAAGGCGCCCAAGTGGTCCAAGAAGTGATTCGCTCTGGAGGCCACTTGATTACTGATACCACTATGGCCCAATCGGGAATTAATAAGCGAATTTTAAAGGAGCTAGGTACAGAGACCCATTGCTTTATCCGCGACCCCAGAGCCTATCAAATTGCTGAAGACAAGGGGATTACCCGGTCTATGGCAGCCATTGAATTAGCGGCTCAGCTTGAAGGCCCCAAAGTCTTTGTCGTGGGCAATGCGCCGACTGCTATTTATAAAATCCTAGAGATGATTGACGCAGGACGTTTACAAGCCGAAGCGGTTGTGGGTGTGCCGGTAGGTTTCGTGGGGGCAGCTGAGTCCAAGCAAGCCCTCCATGATTATCCCATTCCAAGCATTGCAGCTTTAGGCCGTAAAGGCGGATCTAATGTGGCTGCTGCTATTATTAATGCTATCCAATATGATATTAAAGATACCATCTATCAAAATTAA
- the cbiD gene encoding cobalt-precorrin-5B (C(1))-methyltransferase CbiD, with protein MNETGYLSYNGKRLRMGYTTGTCATAATMAAVEMILTQKPVHQVQLMTPAGVDLVLEIDHCQLSLDQASCSVVKDGGDDADATDGLDIYATVTRRQDNQITLDGGQGVGRVTKPGLKIEPGNAAINPTPRKMIQEAARQLLGPDQGVDIVISVPGGEETAKATQNPQLGILGGISILGTSGIVRPMSEDTWKESITLEMQQKKALGLDKLILTPGNYGNDFIAEHTHLKPDYIVQMSNFVGYVLLEAMRIGFTDILLVGHLGKFIKIAGGIFSTHSKDADARNEIMLANLALLGAPLDLLQAVDEAITTEAQAELILEAGYGQVYQVIVDKIKARVLKLFKFRAPDIHVEAITFLSDHDVTVMTKPLEELEAIWG; from the coding sequence ATGAATGAAACAGGTTATTTGTCTTATAACGGGAAGCGCCTGCGGATGGGCTATACCACCGGAACTTGTGCCACCGCAGCGACTATGGCTGCTGTGGAAATGATACTGACCCAAAAACCGGTTCACCAAGTTCAGTTAATGACGCCAGCAGGGGTGGACTTAGTCTTAGAAATTGACCATTGCCAGCTCAGTTTAGACCAAGCTTCTTGTTCGGTGGTCAAAGATGGAGGCGATGACGCCGATGCCACTGATGGCTTGGATATCTATGCCACCGTGACCCGTCGCCAGGATAATCAGATTACCCTAGATGGTGGTCAAGGAGTGGGGCGGGTAACCAAACCCGGATTAAAAATTGAGCCCGGCAATGCTGCCATTAATCCTACACCTAGAAAAATGATCCAGGAAGCTGCCCGCCAACTCTTGGGTCCAGACCAAGGGGTGGACATTGTTATCTCGGTACCAGGAGGGGAGGAAACCGCTAAGGCTACTCAAAACCCCCAACTTGGTATCCTGGGTGGGATATCCATCCTAGGGACTTCGGGAATCGTTCGCCCCATGTCAGAAGATACCTGGAAAGAATCGATCACCCTAGAAATGCAACAAAAGAAAGCGCTAGGGTTAGATAAGTTAATTTTAACGCCGGGAAATTATGGCAATGACTTTATCGCTGAACATACCCATTTGAAACCTGATTATATTGTGCAAATGAGTAATTTCGTGGGCTATGTCTTATTAGAGGCCATGCGGATTGGTTTTACTGATATTCTACTGGTTGGCCACTTGGGTAAATTTATTAAAATCGCAGGGGGAATCTTTTCCACCCATTCCAAGGATGCCGATGCCAGAAATGAAATCATGCTGGCTAACTTGGCCCTGCTTGGGGCTCCCCTAGACTTATTACAGGCTGTCGATGAGGCCATTACGACTGAAGCCCAGGCTGAACTCATCTTAGAAGCAGGCTATGGCCAAGTTTACCAAGTGATTGTGGATAAAATTAAGGCCAGGGTCTTAAAGCTCTTTAAATTCCGGGCTCCTGATATCCATGTGGAGGCCATTACTTTTCTCAGTGACCATGATGTTACCGTGATGACTAAACCTTTGGAAGAATTGGAGGCGATTTGGGGATGA
- the cbiE gene encoding precorrin-6y C5,15-methyltransferase (decarboxylating) subunit CbiE: protein MIHVIGIGPGQTDYLVNHALNLLADLPHVYGSQRQLDSLKVYIKGKPHVLGKLGELLSQLKDHLAKEEDVAVLASGDPMLYGIGNYLYRNLPQQAIRIHPGISSLQYIFSRTGMAMNDVYLTSSHGREPNIDWISQFPKVAMVTDDKWGPYQIAQALLKEGEAKDLAACQMVIGENLSYDNERIEIRPLSQVEDRDYAMNVVVILNER, encoded by the coding sequence ATGATACATGTGATTGGTATCGGGCCAGGACAGACCGACTATCTAGTCAACCATGCCCTTAACCTATTAGCTGACTTGCCCCACGTTTACGGTAGCCAGCGGCAGTTAGACTCCTTAAAGGTCTATATTAAGGGGAAGCCCCATGTCTTGGGCAAGCTAGGGGAACTTTTATCTCAATTAAAGGACCACCTGGCTAAGGAAGAAGATGTAGCGGTGCTCGCTTCGGGGGACCCCATGCTTTATGGGATTGGTAACTACCTTTACCGTAACTTACCCCAGCAAGCCATCCGTATCCATCCTGGCATTTCTTCCCTCCAGTATATTTTTTCCCGAACAGGGATGGCCATGAATGATGTCTATTTAACTTCGAGTCATGGGCGTGAGCCCAATATTGATTGGATTAGCCAATTTCCAAAAGTTGCCATGGTAACCGATGACAAATGGGGGCCTTATCAAATTGCCCAAGCCCTTCTAAAAGAGGGGGAGGCGAAAGATCTTGCTGCTTGCCAAATGGTTATTGGAGAGAACTTATCTTATGATAATGAGCGGATCGAAATCCGGCCTTTGAGCCAGGTAGAAGACCGCGACTATGCGATGAATGTGGTGGTGATTTTAAATGAAAGATAG
- a CDS encoding decarboxylating cobalt-precorrin-6B (C(15))-methyltransferase: MKDSCFIRGKVPMTKAPIRAVALDLLELHQAQRFLDIGAGTGSISLQAAQEYPDLDVYAIEHKEVAVDLIKENRAHFGLKNYQVFLGEAPMTEDLGHFDAIFIGGSGGKLLEIIDWAYELLKPGGRLVLTFILMENAHKAITYLEAGPWQDLEVQTLQAATRKTMGPGHYFKPFNPTTIISCKK, from the coding sequence ATGAAAGATAGTTGTTTTATCCGGGGCAAAGTCCCCATGACCAAGGCCCCCATCCGGGCGGTCGCTTTAGACCTCTTAGAATTACATCAGGCCCAACGCTTTTTGGATATTGGTGCCGGGACAGGGAGTATCTCTTTACAAGCCGCCCAAGAATATCCTGATTTAGACGTTTATGCCATCGAACATAAAGAAGTGGCAGTAGACTTAATCAAAGAAAACCGGGCTCACTTCGGCCTGAAAAATTATCAAGTCTTCTTAGGGGAAGCCCCCATGACGGAAGACTTGGGCCACTTTGATGCGATTTTTATTGGAGGTAGTGGGGGCAAGTTACTCGAAATTATTGATTGGGCCTATGAACTTTTGAAGCCGGGTGGTCGTTTGGTATTGACCTTTATCCTGATGGAAAATGCCCATAAGGCCATTACTTACCTTGAAGCGGGCCCCTGGCAAGACCTTGAGGTGCAAACCCTACAAGCAGCCACCCGGAAAACCATGGGACCAGGGCACTACTTTAAGCCCTTTAACCCCACCACCATCATCTCCTGTAAGAAGTAA
- a CDS encoding cobalt-precorrin-4 methyltransferase: MAKVTFVGAGPGDVDLITLKGYKALAQADRVIYAGSLINKDLLDYCKSGAETYDSAKLDLNEILDLIEEAIGQDKEVVRLHTGDASLYGSIREQIEELKKREIDFAVIPGVSSFLGAAAAIGTEYTVPEVSQSLIITRMAGRTPVPEKENLRSLASHQTSMAIFLSVQNIQGVVEELLAGGYSKDTPAAVIYKATWPEEKQVVGILADIAEKTQAAGIKLTALILVGDFLGEEFYYSKLYDTDFSHGFRN; this comes from the coding sequence ATGGCTAAAGTAACTTTTGTGGGAGCAGGCCCCGGCGATGTCGACCTCATTACCCTAAAGGGCTATAAAGCACTAGCCCAAGCCGACCGGGTCATTTATGCTGGCTCCTTGATCAATAAGGACTTGCTCGATTATTGTAAGTCCGGAGCAGAAACCTATGACAGTGCCAAGTTAGACCTCAATGAAATCCTAGACCTGATTGAAGAAGCTATTGGCCAAGACAAAGAAGTGGTCCGTTTACACACAGGCGATGCTTCCTTATATGGTTCGATCCGGGAGCAAATTGAAGAATTAAAGAAACGGGAGATTGACTTCGCTGTTATCCCCGGGGTTTCTTCTTTCTTAGGAGCAGCGGCAGCCATCGGTACCGAATATACTGTCCCCGAAGTCAGTCAAAGCCTGATCATTACCCGGATGGCAGGGCGGACACCCGTTCCTGAAAAGGAAAATTTACGGTCCTTAGCCAGTCATCAAACCTCCATGGCTATCTTCCTCTCAGTCCAAAATATCCAGGGCGTGGTGGAAGAATTATTGGCAGGTGGCTATTCCAAAGATACCCCAGCAGCAGTGATTTATAAGGCTACCTGGCCAGAAGAAAAACAAGTAGTGGGGATCCTAGCAGATATTGCTGAAAAGACCCAAGCCGCTGGGATTAAGCTCACGGCTTTGATTTTAGTGGGGGACTTCTTAGGAGAAGAATTCTATTATTCTAAGCTCTACGATACGGACTTTAGCCATGGCTTTAGAAACTAA
- a CDS encoding cobalt-precorrin 5A hydrolase gives MALETKVDARFLERMQRGEENKRVAIVTITQKARDLGREIKAKCFHQAKLYVRPTDQAPLDSHYDEYSQRDGRAVLALQEAFRSADLVIAIMATGVVVRALAPVIEDKMTDPAVLVLDEGGQHVISLLAGHFGRANHYARLLAKEIPSQAVITTATDSQGRIGIDDLAFSYGAVYSDFKGQTRRFNLLIAEDAPILYLNETVFNFPSPPGYQTLAKGNCSEPATKTSSLAPSTWAAYQGLVLVTNHQQNYLSLPKDLPLVEMIPRRYILGIGCKKNTPYPLLLEELEKFLQEENLRWESIKTVVSIDLKAEEHAILQLAKDHCFNFKTFSKEDLLAFESYYPGSDFVKKTVGVSSVSQTAAHLESKGHVVSGRYAHNGVTFTLAYYQEEE, from the coding sequence ATGGCTTTAGAAACTAAGGTTGATGCCCGCTTTTTAGAACGGATGCAGCGTGGGGAAGAAAATAAGCGGGTAGCTATTGTTACCATCACCCAAAAGGCCAGAGATTTGGGACGGGAGATTAAAGCCAAGTGTTTTCACCAAGCTAAACTTTACGTGAGGCCTACTGACCAAGCCCCTTTAGATTCTCATTACGACGAATACAGTCAAAGAGATGGCCGAGCGGTCCTCGCCCTCCAGGAAGCTTTTCGATCAGCTGATTTAGTGATTGCAATCATGGCGACAGGGGTTGTGGTCCGGGCCCTAGCCCCTGTGATTGAAGATAAGATGACTGATCCAGCAGTCTTAGTCCTAGATGAAGGCGGCCAACATGTGATTAGCCTCTTAGCAGGCCACTTTGGCCGGGCTAACCACTATGCCCGTTTACTGGCTAAGGAAATTCCTAGTCAGGCTGTGATTACTACAGCAACTGATAGCCAAGGTCGGATAGGAATTGATGATTTAGCCTTTAGCTATGGGGCCGTCTATAGTGATTTTAAAGGCCAAACCCGGCGCTTTAATCTGCTTATTGCCGAAGATGCTCCCATTCTCTACTTAAATGAGACGGTATTCAATTTCCCCTCGCCTCCGGGTTATCAGACCCTGGCCAAAGGGAATTGCTCGGAGCCAGCAACAAAAACTAGCTCACTTGCCCCCAGTACTTGGGCAGCTTACCAAGGCCTAGTGCTGGTGACTAATCACCAACAAAATTATCTTAGCCTGCCCAAGGACCTGCCTCTGGTAGAAATGATTCCCCGACGCTATATTTTAGGAATCGGTTGCAAAAAAAATACCCCTTATCCCTTACTCTTAGAAGAATTAGAAAAATTCCTCCAAGAGGAAAATTTGCGCTGGGAAAGTATTAAAACCGTGGTGTCTATTGATCTAAAAGCAGAAGAACACGCCATTTTACAACTGGCTAAAGACCACTGCTTTAACTTTAAAACATTTTCCAAGGAAGACTTACTGGCCTTTGAATCCTACTATCCGGGATCTGATTTTGTCAAAAAGACGGTCGGAGTGAGTTCGGTCTCACAGACTGCTGCCCATTTGGAATCCAAGGGTCATGTGGTCAGTGGACGCTATGCCCATAATGGGGTAACTTTTACCCTGGCATATTATCAAGAAGAGGAGTAA
- the cobJ gene encoding precorrin-3B C(17)-methyltransferase yields MLYIVGLGPGDKDLMTKECLEVLDQVEIIVGYKTYIALIEDLIKGKEVYSTGMKGEIDRCQKAIELAKDTGKDIAVVCSGDSGIYAMAGLIFELLASQEEDIPVKVIPGLSAGIAGAANLGAPLMNDFCFISLSDLMTPWAMIEKRLHAAAQGDFVICLYNPRSKGRPKHLAKALEIIKAYKGGDIVVGIVKDVGRTEEETIITTIDELDEEVVDMTTTVIVGNRFTRVYKGWMYTPRGYEDKYGI; encoded by the coding sequence ATGTTATATATTGTTGGATTGGGACCAGGTGACAAGGACTTAATGACCAAGGAATGTCTTGAAGTCCTTGACCAGGTGGAAATTATTGTGGGTTATAAGACCTATATTGCCTTAATTGAAGACTTGATTAAAGGCAAGGAAGTTTATTCCACCGGTATGAAGGGAGAGATTGACCGCTGTCAAAAAGCCATTGAATTAGCTAAAGACACAGGAAAGGATATTGCGGTGGTCTGCAGTGGCGACTCAGGTATTTACGCCATGGCTGGTTTAATTTTTGAGTTGTTAGCCAGTCAAGAAGAGGATATCCCCGTCAAGGTTATCCCAGGGCTTAGTGCCGGAATTGCTGGAGCTGCCAACCTCGGTGCCCCGTTAATGAATGATTTTTGCTTTATTAGCTTGAGTGACTTGATGACACCATGGGCCATGATAGAAAAACGCCTCCATGCCGCAGCTCAAGGAGATTTTGTGATTTGCTTGTACAATCCGCGTTCTAAAGGCCGGCCTAAACATTTAGCTAAGGCCCTAGAGATTATTAAGGCCTATAAGGGTGGCGATATTGTCGTTGGAATCGTTAAGGATGTGGGCCGTACAGAGGAAGAAACTATCATTACGACCATTGATGAGCTCGATGAGGAAGTCGTTGATATGACGACAACGGTGATTGTGGGCAACCGTTTTACCAGAGTTTACAAGGGTTGGATGTATACGCCCCGCGGTTACGAAGATAAGTATGGGATTTAA